The Populus nigra chromosome 4, ddPopNigr1.1, whole genome shotgun sequence genome contains the following window.
gtaaaaaatttaatctggtttttttttttaaaaaatcaatataaactctactaagtttaataacttttataaaaaatatatttttacttaattatataataataaaaatatatgcatgTAAAATTGAACATCAACTAGGtatcaagatatttattttaaaccaCGATAAAAGGACAAACACTAATGAGCTAGGCCAACATGTCTAGCTTTAATCAAATAGTCAAGACGtgccacctttttttttttctcaagagcAGATGATGTGTTATCCTCtcttctttcaaaaataaatatacctaATGGATAAGTGATATGTCATCCgctccttttatatatataaaaaatggatgATAGGTTGTCTATAGTGTTAGATGTCTTATCATCTATTAGACGCTAGTCCAAAATCGACCACCATTGTATTGATAAGGAAATTAAAGGAATTTCAATTTACAggttattttcatctaaaaacaactcaaaaactttaaaaataaaataaaaatcttaataaatcaCCTATATGCCCTAAAATACCCCCAATCACTTAAAAACACACAAATTAATCAACCGAATGGGAAGAATCTAAACCAAAcatctaacttttttttaggcgagataaatattaaaaaaacaccaccATAAACTCCCATTCTCAAAATGAAACTTGCTAACACAAATCTTGTCATTGAAAAGCagtctttttctttgtcttttttccATAtgcttctctctcctctcttgaATTCAGAAAcaggaaacaaaaaagaacttATGGACTCAAGTGAAAAGGTAAAAATTCTTAGAGTGGCCAACACATTTTCTTAGTGTTATGCATTACGATACTGgcacttttaatttaatcttcccACTACAATTTGTTAcacaagaatcaaattaaaaaattagatgttCTGTTAACAATCTAGTTTGTTACACTGAGCTGGGCTTGGTCTACATATAAGGACAGCCCAGAAAAATAACGGAGCTAGAAAGATACCCAAAACAGCGGAATTGCTAGTTACAATTCAATGGGCTTTCGGcctgtcttaaattgctaaacccAGCTTAATGGCCCGATACGAGATTAAGGCCTTGGCCCATACAAAATTACAGATCCGGTAAAAAGGTTAAATACATATTTACCGTCGTTGAACTACAATCATCAGCAAATAAATAACACTTCAGCTGCTTCACCGAGGATAAGATAGGAAACGATGAAACCACCAAGGGATAGCAGCAAACCCTACTGATATCACAGCACCATTTCAAGTGGctcaaatttcaattcaagGTAAAGGATTTTTCTAGAAATTAACTCCAGACATTGGCTCCGATTGCATGCTTtgagtaatttttaatttttttggggtTACATTTCGTTTTAGTTGCTGCTGGAGATGAGAAATAGTCTCTTGTTTCTTAAGCATTTCTCGTTTTTGGTAGGTTAAAAATTTGTAATTTCTCTGTTATGTtagctgtaattttttttttcacttcaatgTTGTTGTTTTGGTGATGGAGTGGACATGTCTATTGATTGGAATGAGGAATCTTGATTAGCGTCAAGTGGATTTAATTAATCAGTCGGAATGCGTTTTGTGGTTATAGTTTGAAGTGTTCTCGGTTATAGTTTGAAGTGTTCTCTTTCTGTTTGATAAAATGACAATGTGCTATGCATCCAAGGCTTCAACTTAGGAGGCTGTGGTATAGCTGAAAGATTTTGTTGGATGATGGAGCATTTGGATTCGCTCTCCAGCAGAGTGCTTTCCGATCTTTATGCATGTCACCGCTCCACTGGAAACTCCCTCTGCCCATACTGTACTCCGGCCTGGTGCTCGCTGATTTTTATTTCCAACTTGATTcagatttttggttttggttgctGAAGCATACAATAAAGCAAAATGTATGGAATTTCTTTCGTGATTGCTCTTTTGCATTCTAGAGTCAATTATCTGGTTTGTTGAAATGAGCATTGGATCCAAACTCTCGGAATTGGTCTCTGGTGCTAGCATCTTTCTTGTtttcgggttattttttttatatgtttgtttcGTGGGTGAGTGGGTGGGTTAAGATGACTGTTCTGATTTATTCAGGTAAGGGAAGATTGATCTTGTCAAAGGTTAAATACTTCTTTTACATGTGTTTTGATGAGTGGATGATGTGGACAACTTTTTAGAACAGGGAAGATTGACGTTATTGGACACTGAGAGATATAAGTTTTGCTTTATTCTGCTTATCATTCATCATTTTTATGGTTATAAATGTTCTCGATCATTGTTTCAAACTAATGGATCATGCTTTCTCAATTACAATTGCAACTGATAGGACCTTACAAGGttacaatattatattttgtagCCAGAGGATTCTGAAAATTGGAggatttatatgtattttgtcaCCTAGCTTTCATTGTTATGTTTGATAGTGGAGTGTATggatgacattttttttatgtttctgaGTTCTTGTCCCTGCTGTCTCCAGCCAGGTACTTGGCAATGATTCTAAATGGGTGTGCCATGCCTTCCGGATCTGCATTTAGTAACACTAGAACATGTAAAACAATGCCTGGTATCATGGTTTCTGCCCATGCTCCTTGTACAACTGCAAGGGCTGCATTGTTGAGCAGCAGGGCTTCATTGGAACAACATTTGGAGTCTAAATCCTGGTCATCTAGAGGTAGTTTTATGTATCCTCTGTCAAATTCTTTTGTCATGTGTTTTTTGGAGGAAAGCAAAAGGGGCAAAACTGTTGGGTTTTGTCAAGGCAACAATGTATGGTAACTTTTGATTAAGTAGGCACATGAGAAATCTCACCTTAACTAAATAAGTTTTCAACTTGCCTCTTCTCACTTTGATTCCATCTCAAAACTTTTGTTGTATTTGTactgattttgtattttttttcacggtaGGTTTGCCTTCCTTGCACCTTTCGGCTGCATCAACACCACTCTTAAGTGGAGATTATTGTGGATTTTCACACTATATTCCCACATTTCCTCGGCAGCGTAGATCCTGTTCATGTCCTCGAGCATCAAAAGATGTCCCATACAGTTTTCGCTTTCCTCCAATGACCAAGAAGCCAAGATGGTGGTGGAGGACTTTAGCATGCCTGCCCTATTTGATGCCTCTTCATGAAACATGGATGTATGCTGAGACGGCATATCATCTACATCCCTTCCTTGAAGACTTTGAATTCTTGACCTACCCATTCCTTGGAGCCATTGGGAGGTTACCAAGCTGGTTCTTGATGGCATATTTCTTTGTTGCATATCTTGGAGTAGTAAGAAGAAAGGAGTGGCCTCACTTTTTCAGATTTCACGTGGTAATGGGCATGCTATTGGAGATTGCTCTCCAGGTGATTGGTACTGTGAGCCGATGGATGCCACTTGCTGTTTATTGGGGTAAATTGGGCATGCACTTCTGGACAGCCGTGGCATTTGCTTATCTTTTTACAGTCCTAGAGTGCATACGGTGTGCTCTTGCTGGCATGTACGCTGATGTCCCTTTTGCTTGTGATGCGGCATACATTCAAATCCCATACGATTAATCCAGAAAAGCAAGAGAACAAAAATTTGTGTTCGCTTCCCCCCTTGTGTTTCTCTTTATTTACCCCTTGTTTTGAACCAGAAGCGTTTTGAGCAGATATAAATCAGTTTATATGAGACAACCTTGTGTAAATGTTGTGGTCTGATTACTTGGTTTTGTGCTAGAGCAGGATTCTCAGACAGATGGTTGTTACCCGTTGATGCTGTTAGTTGTGTtgtatgaatttattatttgaatcttGAATGGTAATAGCATCTTCCTCACTCATCCTGATCCTACTACTTGAATTGCTGCCTGTGGAATTGCTCAGTGATCATAGGCCCATAGCGACCGTGGAATGCTGGTAACTTGATACGAGTAAAAAATGTGTTTCCCCAGATCCTTCTCAAACACTGTCTTGCTGGCACTGTACTTCCATTTCACGTGTCCGCATCCGGAGATTAATTTCAGGACAGGGAAATTCTGTCTTGCTGGCATTCTGCTTACATTTCATGCCCAGAGAGACTGGCATGATTAAGGCCATCGACGATGGTCAGTATAGCGCTTATCCTGCAACCAGGCTCAATCGTTTTCCCATCTTTATACACCGTccgggaattttttttatagctggGCCAATCCACCCCACCGCATTGATTTAATCTCGCCCACTTTTTAcataaatattgatttgatcTCATCTGATCTATAAACGCTGCTCTGGCAAgactttttaaagttaaaaactGCCACTCCACGCTGGGAAGTCTCTTTGGCTGATGCCTCATTGCTTAACCCTAACAATCATAGGTTGGCACGGAGGATATTAGTGACTTCAATTTGGTGACCACCTACGTCAAATTGATAAagtcacatgtttttttttcctttaatttatttaatcaatatttttttaattttattttttaatagtaatttgtttttttattatatcactCCACTCTCATTACACAGATCATGAGTTTGACGTATTAATCCggttgacttgaatttttttatttaattttatattttgatattgaattaattgggaATTAGgcttattaatttgttttatttgctttttattaggttattttgaTCTTATGACCTGAGAACAGTGcttaacaggttaacctgggttgagttttttttgtgttttttttaattgattttttttgcaattttatcattcaatgttGGGTtagttggaaattgagtttcataatctgttttaatttgttttctatagggaTATCTTGATGTCATGATTAGGGTCgtgagttttgatattttatcatcggttaaattaagttgttttttttatattttatttctatgaggctatctcggtctcatgacctaGGTTATAGGTTTGGTGAATTGACGtgggtcattttttttatatatatttttaattgattttattttttagtctcatcatttaatattgaactaattgggaattgaactttatattttgttacaattttcttttcattgagttattttgatcttatgatccaaatcatgaatttgacaagttaactcagattgtttttttaagttattttttaattgatttttttaaatcttttccttcaacattgagttgattggaaattaaactttataatttattttaatttgttttctaagaggttatagatttgacatgttaatttatattgatccaagtcaatctaatatgttattatcttaatattatcaaaagatgttatcttgagtttttttagtcaaactcaAGATGTTTTTTACAggttgtttgaattttttttgaaccaATAAAGTCAACCAGGTTATATCAAGTTAACACCAcacagattatttttttttcctcactataaaaatattaataatatctaaatattttttttatagtcaaaATTGGAGTCAATGATTTAATACAAGGCAAATCTTTCGGCCAAATCATCCGTTTGTCCTAGAAAACGCAAACCTGGGTTTTGAGCCCTCTCGCTTTGCTTAAATCCCATCCATAGACCGATATAATTCAATACACTATTGGATTAGCCCATATATACCATAACTTAGGCTGCGTTTTTTTAAGTGATTGGGCtgggctttttaatttttttaatataattttacatcgttttaatacaataatataaataaaaaaaatataaaaatataaaaataatatattattttaattaatgtccAAGTAAGAACTACTCTAAAATACATTCACTACTACAATAAAAACACTGTCTTCAAAGGACATGTGTCAACAGCAGTAAGTATTAATTGTGTCTTGAAATGAATATTTCTCTCACTATTTGTCtcccatggaaaaaaaaatactttttattattttcgtCTGAATCTACAAGGATTTTTTACATCCGTCCAGCATGACACGCGAAGGCAAAACTAAATTTCCTCTGACCCGAACAAGAAGAGAGTATTGTCCGAGTCAAGATGGAACCAAATTCGAGAGCATTTTGCATGATTGGATCATACACATCATGCTCATTCTCAGGCGTCACATCTTGTAATAAGAGTGAACTGAGCCAACAAACCAAACAGGAAGTGCAAGTGGGCAAATCTCATTGTCCAATAATACAAGAGATTATGCCCAACTCAAGCAATGTTCTTCGACAAGGGAACCCAACTTGGGTGTCTCTGATTCGAGATGACGACTCATAACCTACTATTATTTGGATCGATTAGCATGGTTTTTCTTTGCACTCAAATCATTTTGGcttattttattacatttataTGTGCATGTCATTGTAGTCTCCCATCACCCTGCAGGCCATTTTATAGACCACTAGCTTAGTTAAATATATTGAAGCGTTTGGCCGAGCCAGTCGTTCGTCTTTGGCATGTCCACAGTCGGAAAGAGCGAGGAAATTATGTTAAGCCTTCCCACAATTTTACTGGTTCAAGGGCGTAGTCTATATGTGCTAGTTTTAGATGTGTTAAGAATTTTACTTTGTTAACTTTGCTTGTTACTTGTTAAGATTAATCGGTattcctatataaaaaaaattaagattaatcaaaattgatttgtttaaagTGAAGCCAATAACATTTTAATAGCAAATAATTttgcttttcaattaaaataggATGCTCGACACAAGACCCGAGTTAGTTATGGGTGAATTGAATTCACCCCGGTTAAAATTTCAAGTATGGTTAATCACTTAGTTCATTTTGGGTGCATTTGTTGTACATTATTATTCTGGATATAAATTTAAGGAATTTATTTGTGAATATATTTCGACTTTCGCTTATTGATGGCCTAAAACATCGTGAAAGAAGCTAATTGGTTTCGCTACTGACTAAACAGCACTCTCTAATAACTACTAAAAGAACTCTGTATCAGTGTCTCTTGTAGCTTTTGGTCACAACATAAAGCCATTTAAAAGTACAGCCTCGACACTAAACTAAGGCATGGAAAACGACATCAATCACTCATAATCAGGGCAGGCTTTTAGATTAGTGGCTTTCCACATGCTTAATCACCTTTCTCCTAATTAgaatttttgtcattttctaaGCCTTTCTTTACCCATCATGCAATCATAGAGCCAAGCATGGAAAAGGCATCCTCtgcttcctctttttttttttttatttaaatccctCCCCACCTCCCCTCCTCCAGTACAAAATCATCTGCGTACCTACGTTCAACCACTTCATTGACCCATTTTTAAGAATTGCTTGGGTATTGCCTTTACCTCCATTGTTGCATGATTTGTTCTTTTTGcacaggaaaataaaaacaaaaatctgaattaaagcatatttttgtcatttaaaCCAAGTATTCGTACTGGGTTCTGAGGTTGCACATGAAGTGCACTCTCGGTTTTCTGATGAAAAGCATTTTTACTAGGAAACAGCATATTTCTAAACGGAATCTAAATAAAATGCTTTTCTTTCATGTGCAATTTACTTTCTG
Protein-coding sequences here:
- the LOC133692927 gene encoding protein TIC 20-I, chloroplastic-like isoform X1, coding for MYLAMILNGCAMPSGSAFSNTRTCKTMPGIMVSAHAPCTTARAALLSSRASLEQHLESKSWSSRGLPSLHLSAASTPLLSGDYCGFSHYIPTFPRQRRSCSCPRASKDVPYSFRFPPMTKKPRWWWRTLACLPYLMPLHETWMYAETAYHLHPFLEDFEFLTYPFLGAIGRLPSWFLMAYFFVAYLGVVRRKEWPHFFRFHVVMGMLLEIALQVIGTVSRWMPLAVYWGKLGMHFWTAVAFAYLFTVLECIRCALAGMYADVPFACDAAYIQIPYD
- the LOC133692927 gene encoding protein TIC 20-I, chloroplastic-like isoform X2 is translated as MILNGCAMPSGSAFSNTRTCKTMPGIMVSAHAPCTTARAALLSSRASLEQHLESKSWSSRGLPSLHLSAASTPLLSGDYCGFSHYIPTFPRQRRSCSCPRASKDVPYSFRFPPMTKKPRWWWRTLACLPYLMPLHETWMYAETAYHLHPFLEDFEFLTYPFLGAIGRLPSWFLMAYFFVAYLGVVRRKEWPHFFRFHVVMGMLLEIALQVIGTVSRWMPLAVYWGKLGMHFWTAVAFAYLFTVLECIRCALAGMYADVPFACDAAYIQIPYD